DNA from Daucus carota subsp. sativus chromosome 1, DH1 v3.0, whole genome shotgun sequence:
ATCTaatctaaaatttaatatagatTGTAATTTTAAGCCATTAAGTTTTCACTACGATTAATAAAAGTATCTAACATGGTTTAACAATAAATCTTTATgaaacatatactccctctgtcccaccaGATTTTtaacgttactttttggcacgtattttgagactcctataaaaaataatatattatttttttaaaaatttctggAAAAAactttgacgtttaaactttttttcaaaaaaaaagagaaaataaaaaacacgttatagaactatactttacaagagctttaaaatgcgtgcaaacTGTGTATGTAAACAATCATGCGGTATGGAAGGAGTATGATTTTATGTAAAGTTCATCAtgcacaaattatatataagatcCTATTTTGGGATTTATGCAAGCTTTTataacatttaattttaataatttaaatgagATTCAATGATAGATTTGATATGTTAAGCTTAATTttgattaactttttttttaactttttgatTATCAtaccaaatcattttttatgaaaaaataaattattgtgATAGTGTCTTTTGGTGTTCTTTTTTTTTGCCTTATCCTAAACATATTCAGATGAACCTAATTTTTATAAATGTGTTTTAATGAACTTAACTATataaaaaactatataaaaCACACCTAATTTAACTATGTAAAAACCTTCTTTGACTAAAACACACATAAAAGTTTTCATCTTTATGAGCTACTTGTTTTAAAACCTATTTTAACTATTATAATTATCACTCCctccatttcaaattaaatgttaatttttaatttttattgaaaacaTTCAATTGTAGTTATATTTATTGTATTGACCAAATTTGTGAAATATAGTTGatcttgaaaatatatattagaaatatGTGGTATGaagtttatattgaatatacaaATAATCAACTATACTATATGAAAGTCGAAGTGGACaaactaatttgaaacattttttcttttcaaagtggacatatataaattgaaacggagtGACTAGAAAATCTATTCAAATTAAGACACTATTCTAATTTAAACGCCTATTTAAAACAATAGTACATGCAAATGATAAATAGAAAACTACAAATAATAACATAACAAATGTTAAAAATAGTCTTTCAATTGGATAGAAATAAGCTAGtatattattttctattatatGTTTTTCCATCGCAACTGCTAGTTAGCTACTCAACAACTTAGTCACCAGTTTTGGGCATGGTTAAGATAGAGTTTTCTATTATAACCATTATTACTTGTATGTTTTACAGAAATGAGGAAAATGGTTCTATCAATACTGGGACAACAAATGAAGATGATCAGAGAAATGATGAAGACACTAGCACCCTAAAAGCTAAAGTATGTGTTCTCTCAGTTGagactatatatattatgagcTTTTCTTGGATGTCACCTTCTCATCCACctttaatcattattttaaattttagatccACGAAAGTTATATAAATGAACTCGCAATTTGAAATTAACTGGACTTTGAGGTCAATGAATtgtactcccttcgtcccactTTATGTGAACCACTTTCCTTTTCCAGATGTCCAAAAAAAATGAACCTTCCATTTTTAGCATATTATTAAGTTTATTACAACCATTTATAGCATATTGTTTAAGATTATTACAACCAAATATTAACCAGCAACACTTCATAACCTCCACTAACTCTTTTTCCGTGGTTCAAATTGTTGGGCTGCACAACACCCCTTAACTCCACATTAGTCTGATATTGCCCGCACGGATATGTTTTTGGGATTTGTTTAATATTGTTCATATCGCTTTTATCACAAGTAGTCCATCAATCAATTAAGAGCATCTAGAATGAGAATAATGGCCTGAGGATGCCCTCAACAAGCTTACATGAGGTTCGACTATCTTTAAGTTAAATTTAAAGGTAAATCTGTAAATACATAGCCCTTTTTATAATGGTTTTTGTGACCCTGAGATCGTCCTTAGGCCAGCAATCCCGTCAGAAATGGTGGGAGAGATGTTTCAGCATTACATCGGCAGTTGTATTGTTGTTTGTTCTCTTCCATGCCAGTAATGTAAGTGTAACATTATTCTTTCACCAAGTGTGTTATAGAATGAAGGGAAATGTTGTCTCTAAATCTTAGTTATATCAGTCAAATATGGTTTTTATTAGTCTTTAATAGTTGTATGTTGCTATGATCAGGAAAGATCATACTTTAATAGCATGGTTTCCCAGAGTTTCATATTgttgatttttctatattcagGATAACCAAACAGATTTGTTATCTCAAGAAGCTAATGCCGAAATTGACAATTCTAGTGAAGATAACAATGCCAAACATGATCCTGCTGAAAAAAGTGTTGCTGGCTCTGGAGATGATATTTTGTCTGATCAAGTGCCTACCTTGACACTCCAAGAGAAGTTACCTGTAAAATCTAGTTCTAATTCTGAAGCGGCCATGTCACCAGAGCTTCATGAGCCATCTCAGTCACGTAACCAGGAGAACATGCCAATTAATGGTGAGTTGGGATCACCTAATCCTAGGAAGAAAAATATTGTTACCAGGAAAGCTGAAGTGAGAAGTTCTCAAGTTGAGAATGGGTCTTCAACTTCTGCACCAAAGAGCCAAGATTACAATCCTAAAAAGGTAAATGTCACAAATAATTGCTGTTTGTTACTTGAAAACAATGAATTTATATAGCAATACAGACTACTTTAAACTGGCTAGGCCCTTGCATATTGAATCtactatataattttgtttgctTTTCTTTTAGATATTGTACttcatatatatctatatgttCTATGCATTAAGGAGAAAAATTTCCATTCTACAAAGACATAAATATAGTCAACATATATTCCTACTGTTTTGGATGCTATCAATATGTTGGTTATTTGACAATCTTAAAGCAAAGTTGGTTTTGTTACGAAATTCAATATATGCTCGAATGACCTGTATGTTAAGGTACCTAAGGCATTAATAACCTCTGGAGGTAATGAGCTGAGCAAATTTAGTGATACTCCTGGTGATGCTTCTTTGGAAGACTTATTCCGGCCATTGGATAAAACTCTGGAGGATCATGCAGCTGAAGCCTCAACATTTGCATCCTCTTCTAAAGTAGATCAAGGCAATGCCTTATCTGTAGATGAAGGGAGAAATGTACTGGCAACAAAGTTGAGGGCAGCAATTGCAAAAAAGCGAATGGAACATGAGTCGGGGCGAACAAGTGGTGGTGACTTGCTCCGTATAATGATGGGTGTTTTGAAGGAAGATGCTACTAATACTGATGGTTTGGTAAGATTGGTAATAGGGCGGATTGTTACTGTcataaataatgatttttatttatatctgtaattatttaaagaaatgAACGAATAACAATTTATTGCTTGACATTGTTCATGCATTAAATTGTCAGGGCTTTGATGATCAAATGCCGGCAGATAATCTTTTTCACCTACAGGTATTCACATTGCCATGCTTATTTGCAGTGTAAAGAAAACCAACTATCTATGTTCCCCTGGCCTCTCTTCTTCGCGCCAAGGCCCAGATTTGACAAATAATGAAATATGAGCGCAATTGTAATTGTTTTTGCTACATGTACAgcaatttaaaatatgtttggGTGTGAATacaattaaaatgttaaaacaTTTTTCTGTGGCTATGGATGTTGATGTTTCCGAGCAACACAAGAATCCGAGCTTTACACTTAATGCACTGGTTTGTACACAAGCAGACTTACGATTTACTTTGCCTGTAGGCTGTAGAATTTAGCAAATTGGTATCATCATTGAGGCCCGATGAACCTGAAGATGTGGTTGTATCTGCTTGCCAGAAGTTAAATACTTTTTTCGACCAACGCCCTGACCAAAAATATGTATTCATTACTCAGCATGGTTTACTCCCTTTGATGGAGTTGCTTGAAGTTCCCAGACCTGGTGTATGTCATACACTCATACTACAAGTCATTTAtagtattttaagttttaaagtGAACTGCTTAAAGTAATTGtacaaatttaatatgtttaatttgaATGCAGGTTATGTTTGCGGTGCTTCAAGTTCTAAATCAGATAATCAAAGATAACACTGATCATCTGGAAAATGCATGTCTTGTTGGGTTTGTAAGTTTTGTGTTGTTTTAGTGCAGTTCCTCAATTTGACAAGTTCCATAAGACTGCAATTTGATGTAATAAGTGTGTCCAAAATATACATTATATGGAGACTCGTATCTTTAGTCTACTAGAATAATGCAGTATGTTGGAGATGGGTTTTCTGATCGTTAAATCAAATCACCAATAGTCTCATGAGATATATTCCTGTATTGGTTCGGTTGAAATAAAAACTATCAGCTAGTTAGATTTTTGTTTTCGACACAGGTTCCAGTTGTAATGAGCTTTGCTGAACCAGATCATCCTCGTGAGATTCGAATGGAAGCAGCTTATTTCTTGCAGCAGTTGTGTCATTCAaggtatataatattttgctgCTTCCAGGAGAAATTTGTATATACTTAAATTTCATGAATAAAGATTGATTACAATGAATTCTCCATGCAGTTCCTTGAACATGCACATGTTTATTGCTTGCCGCGGAATTCCGGTTCTTGTGGGTTTTCTTGAAGCTGATTATGCAAAATACAGGTAGGTTGTTGTCTGTGGTTTGAGTGAATCAGTTATACTTTGACGTGCCAAATTGTAGTGCTTCCTTCATGTTGCTCTGGAATCAATATGCAAGAAATCCTGGTTTAAATTAtccagaaaaataaaaacaaggaTCACTTCGGATGTTGCACTTATTACTAATCTCTCGAACCTCAAATAGATGCACTCCTTTCCAGGATTTTGTCTAAATTATCGTTGTGGCACAGATTATACTGCATTCAAGCGTTGGTTAGGGCTGAACTTTATCAAAGGGGAGGGAAAAAGTGGCTTTGACATGATATAAAGTAGTGTGAGCAAGTTTTGTTTGATGGTGTTGAGGACATGTGACCAATATGATAAAAGTGATGTAAGAACAAAATTATGTTGATGATGATAAGAACGTTACTATTCTGTTACTTTGATATCTAGAATTGGAAGGAAATATATGTGAGCAATTGATTCCCTTTACATGCCACAATAATTTGATAGGGTCACTTCGCTTAGGAGAGGTTACCACTTTTAGGAACAAGTGTCTGTGTAGTAATTCCTTGCTGTGCAATCTATTGGATACCCTTTCCTCTTTGTAACAATAGGTTGAGGGTTCAAGCCTCGGAGGGTAAGTGCACTCAAGTTGTACCCATTGGTGAcagaatgaaaaaaataaaaaacttgcaGGGCTAGTTGAATGGGTATTCGCATATCATCTTGTACCAAGCATTATAAATTGTATGTCAAGAAGAATATGGCTTCTGTAGTCAATGCCATGGTGAAGGTACATAATATTTCATAAGATCTATGTCCTCTCATCATTTTGCTGATGTTTAGATGTGCTGGTAAGATGTTGTATATATAGCCTATTATGTTGTATCGGCTTGTAATGTCTCATTAGCAGTTCATCAACTGctctaaattttgtaaaatgcTAATTCAGATGCACTTTCTCGGTAGATTTTGTTATATATCTTTGCACGTGTAGTTCATTTGGTTTCTAATCTAAGGATCCATGACTGACAGGGAAATGGTTCATCTTGCAATTGATGGAATTTGGAAGGTGCTTAAACTTCAGCGGTCCCCTAGGAATGATTTTTGTCGTATAGCGGCAAAGAACGGGATACTGCCTAGGCTCACAAACACTCTATATAGCTTAAACGAGGCAACTCGGTTGGCTTTGGTATCTAGCGGAGGTGAGATTGCACTTGATGGCATAACTTTATGGCCGCGGTCTAATCAGTTGGATCCAGGAAATCCTACTTTTGTTCAAAATGTGGCACAAGCTTATGGAGACCATCCTGATTATCTCAAGGTTAAGCATGGAGTAGTTGATGATCCATTGTCATCTGGTACTCATGACTCTTCACGAGCCTCAGATTCTCGTTCTTCCGACTCCAGATCTTTTCCTCTGGATAGTGATAGACCTCAGTCAAGTACAGCCTCTATGGATGGTCCCATCACTACAAAATTACATGAGTTAAGCTCTTTTAACAAACTTGCACATAGAACTTCAACAGACAGGACCCCAACATCGACTGATGGTGAATCAAATGGGCACTTTGTCACACAACCTCAGCAAGATAATGTTCGACTATCTAATGAGAAAAAAACAAACAGTCTTGATTTGATAGGTGACTTTGCAGGTGTGTAGATAAGTGTTTAGTATTCCTCCCACCTATGTTATTTCAATAATTGCATATCCTCTTTTCAAGTGTTTATATCGCATGTTCTCTGACAAAAGATGATTCTTTCAATTTGATAAGTTTCAAAAAGCATGCATATAGATGACATTGTAATTGCTATTTTAATCACTTTATAGAAGTTACAGGACATGGAAGAGAACATGCAAACCTTGAATCTACTGTCAAAAGTCCACCAAAGATTGCAGATGAGGGAACCGCTGCTTCTACATCTGAACTTGCTTCCCAGACAATTTCTGGTGTCCTATCAGGTTCTGGGGTTCTTAATGCCAGACCAGGGAGTGCAAGTTCATCTGGATTACTTTCGCAGCCACCTTGGAGTGCTGATGTTACTTGGGAATATGTAGAGAAGGTAGCAGACCTGCTACTTGAGTTTGCTGGATCTGACACAGCTGTGAAGTCTTACATGTGTAGTCAAAGCTTGCTCACTCGTCTTTTTCTGATTTTCAATAAGATAGAACCTGCTATTCTTTTAAAGGTACGTGTTAATTTACTTTAGCTCTGAACTTAAGCTCCATTATTTTCGACTCATTTCTCACACCattatattgttttatataGTTATTGAAGTGCGTTAATCACCTTTCGACTGACCCACACTGCTTGGAGAATCTTCAGCGAGCAGATGCAATCAGATATCTAATTCCAAACCTTGAATTCAAAGAAGGTCCTCTCGTGTCTCAGATTCACCATGAGGTGAACCTTTCAACTTGCATATGTGCACAATTCATGAATGTTATGTTAGAAGATGCATGTATAACTTGTTCCTGTATGcacattgttatatatattttgtcatGCATGCCAACATATTTTTTTGTGTGCATATTAATATCTATCTTCTTtggatatttaatttatataattggaTAGTGTTTTTAAATGGTATCATTATATGCAGAGGCAGAAGTgcgatcaaaatatttttttctgggTTTGTTGATAGGTAAATTTGCCAATGAATGTGAAGGATGTCTTCAACACTAGACTCTTTGATCTATCTACTGTTACAGTGTTAGAAAACTTTAATTGTTAGCTACTTGCATGTACCAGTTGATTAATTTTCCATCTTTATTACGTTTTGTTGAAATATAGCTGCTCCTTCCATTTAAAGAATGACATGCCAAAAGTAGATGACGCGAATGAAGGGTCTTGATTTGCCTAGTTATTTTTATGGGTTACATTGTGTAGCAGATGTATATTAGTACCATAAACCATCTTGCTCTGGAGGGCCTAACTTTGAAAGGATCCATCAAGAGTGGTTTTAAGTACTGTTATTGTGTTACAAATTTTTAATTGTTAGGTAAGTACCTGTACCAGTAGTTGATTAAGTTTCCATATCTATTATGTTTCTTTGAAATATAGTTGCTCCTTAAAGGTGGCGTATTTTCGTATACCATTCCTTGTGCAGTAAATACGCTTCATAGGTTTCTGGCATTTGAGTAAGTGGATTTGGAAGTGAAAGACTCGTGCCTTGAAACATGAAAGCTACTGGGTTTAGAACTTTATATTAGCATCATAAACCATCTTGCTCTTGAGGGCTTAACTTTAAGGTGACCTATTGCTAGTGGTATAAGCTTGATAGTTTTATCTATTTTCTGTACATCTGTAATAATATCTTATATTATGTTTGTATTGATAGTTTTGCTCATCTATATTGCTGCAACTACATGTTACAGGCTTACAGCTTAATTTAATATGCAGAGCAAGTCTAATTTACAGGTGTTGCTGTATATGTTGTTTTGATGCATATAGATGAAATCTCTATGATATgcaatgtttaaattttaattttatttgctaCCTTTGGATATTCACTAAGTGATCTTGTTCACTGAAGGTACTCAATGCTTTATTCAATCTCTGCAAGATAAACAAGAGGAGGCAAGAACAAGCAGCAGAAAATGGGGTCATCCCACACCTGATGTATTTTATCATGTCAGCGTCTCCGTTAAAGCAATATGCATTGCCACTACTCTGTGATATGGCCCATGCATCACGTAACGCAAGGGAGCAGTTAATATCTCATGGGGGTTTAGATGTGTACCTAAGCCTACTTGATGATGAACTTTGGTCTGTCACAGCATTAGACTCTATTGCCATATGTCTGGCTCATGACAATGACAATAAGAGAGTGGAGCAATCTTTATTGAAAAAAGAGGCTGTTCAGAAACTGGTTAACTTTTTCCGGGGTTGTCCAGAACAACATTTTCTGCATATATTAGAGCCATTCTTAAAAATCATCACGTAAGTCCTCtccaaaatatatacacacaaagaAAACATTGAATCCAAAGTCCTAAATGACTAGAGAGAACACATAATGTGTGAAACACTTTTGTTTTTCGAAATTTAACTGACATGCATAAATTCCTAAATCATCATGACTCCACATCTGTTGGTTGCTAAATTGACATCTCACCACTGAATCCTAATGACTGGTATATTTGGCATTGCCTGACAAATATCTTTCAAAAACTAACCATTTTTTTTGGAAGGTCTCTTAAACTTACTATGAATATGATgcatatgcatattaggataTATATGGATTCCCATAGGGTTTAGTTTACTTTGTTAATGAATGCTTTTTAAGCTTATCATGGACATTGTACACTCTTTTTTCCTCTTTCTGCAGGAAATCTTCCCGAATAAATACAACTCTGGCTGTCAATGGCTTGACACCGTTACTTATTTTAAGGCTTGAACACCAGGATGCTATTACTCGACTCAATCTGCTCAAACTTATTAAGGTTCGAAGTTtcactttatatatttttccatGTGACTCTGAGCAACTCCTTGATATTAGAGTCGTGttgatataattaataatacagtTATGTCCTGGGTTTTGGATATTGTGAACTTGGGATTATCTTCGGCAATGCCTTCAACTTTATactgtaatataataataatataaataataattgtagATATCTGTAGTAACCCACAAGTGCACTTCTTGTTGGAAAAATGACAGATTATGTTATTAGCATCCAATTCAGAAGGCACATTGCATGTTAATGTTATGCTGTTTTTTAAGATTTAAGTTATGGTAAAACTTCATTCAATCTCAATCAACGCAAGTATAAAGGTGCTATGTAAAAAACTTACCAAgatcatatatttaatatccCCTCATTCGAAATCCATCTTTGGTTTGAAGAATGAATCACTTGATGATACGTCCCTTTTTGGTCCTAGCGTCAAGTCCAATTTTTGATTACTATCATGTTTAGTACCGAATTTTCTAAAAGCACAAAGGTGTTGCATAAAGATTATACTCCTTTAACATTACCGGTCATTACATTTATAGTGAAGCTGGAACTTTGTTCTCATACATTTAACTATGTGTCAGGCTGTGTATGAGCACCATCCACGTCCGAAGCAAATGATTGTGGAGAATGACTTGCCTCAAAAGCTTCAGAACTTGATCGAGGAACGTCGAGATGGCCAGAGTTCTGGTGGCCAAGTTTTGGTGAAGCAGATGGCAACCTCACTGCTGAAAGCACTCCATATAAACACTGTTTTGTAATTGGTTTGTCATCCTATAGTAGCTATACTCAGTTCTCGGTTGTAGTTCATTTTatccgtatttttgcaaatttcttGTTTTCGAGATTCAGGTTTCTTTCTTCATGTAAAGATTCATAAAGacttcaaaaaaattatgactTCATCTTTCTAATTCAACTTCTACTTCAACTTCATATCTACTACCCATAAGGCGAGCCCTTAACTTGGAAGTTGCTTAAGTTTTTGTCATGCAATTTGTTTGGAGAACAACCATATCGGGATCTGGTGATAGGACATATGCTCTTCCCTAATATCATTCTTCATTCTATGCAAAACGACTCATTGTTCATGTGTCAAGTCATTTGCTCGTATCAttaactatatttgtcgaatctaCGAGagactaataaaaaaattaattatcataaaatgatatatattttatttatgataatttaaaataatgataacgtattatttttaaaataaaattgagtaaTTTTGCACCAGACATCTGTTGGATAAGTTTGAGAATTCTATTAGATAAGTTTGAGAAAATCAAACAAACGTAGATAAGTTTGAGAAAATTAATCAAACGTCGTAGTAACATGAATAACATAGGATTGTGATAATATTTATTGCGTACTCTTGTCTGTGCTGACCAGTGTTTCCTGAGTTGAGCCGGTCACATTTTATTATGGCGTATAGAAGGACCGAAGTCCATCCTATACCCTGTATTGATGGaagagtttttttattttatgatattatataaattttatttaatacacataattaaatattgaaattCATACTCAAATTTGTACAGTTATTAGTATTTAAATCTCTTAACAaccttatttattttaagatgataataaaaatatactaatataaattgttaaaaattctaaaacatattttaatagatttacTCAATCCTAATTAAAACggccttaatttttaataaatacaataaaaacATATCTATCGAAATACATCCACAAATCTAACAACTaacatatgaatatatattattggtgATCGAGgaataaagattgaagataTCATGAATACTGATAAGTACCTCTAAAATTTGCAGAAGTTGTTACAAATATGATGAAAGCCAAACGTGTATTGGCCGGGTATTATCTCTATCTTATATGcaactttaataaaatatagaaataaaatataaaaatcattctTTGTATAATTATTGTCATTCATGCAGGTACTTGACTACTTCCAGGACCAGAAGAAATTAATGCGGGGGAAAAGACCTCGTCAAGAAGCTTGAAATATGGTCATGAAGATTCCAGGATCCTGGAAAGCCCACTCAGTTTGAATTTCTATCTCTTTTTCCGGTTTGTATTAGTtcattgttttgtttatttgtcaCCTCGAAGAAAATGTTAGTATAAGAAGTTGTGGCATCATCTTCTTATCTTGTAGTGCTAAAGATGACCTTATATTCGGCGACTACAACAAATTGATTTGTCTTTCAAGGGGTTTCTCATTCCACCGTACTTCCTCCGGGTTATACAGACAAAAGTGCTGATTCTATCTGCTCTATGTGGAAAAGTATGTTCAAAGTTTTAAATCAATGGTGCTGTTTGGGAGTTTGAGGTTTGgagcaaaattagaggtttgagatGTATTAGTGGTTTGACCATTAGAATCCGTTAaaattagtgtttggtagttagtagggatgtgcatggtgcggtttccacttaaaaccgcaaccggaaccaCATTGGTGTGGTTTCTAAAAttgaaaaccgaaaccaaaccaaacattattggtgcggttcggtttatAATACGAGCGGTTTGAAATAGATATTTGAATCCAAAAAGCtattttgaggagtt
Protein-coding regions in this window:
- the LOC108208885 gene encoding MAP3K epsilon protein kinase 1-like isoform X4, translating into MSRQCTTSAVPKSKTLDNKYMLGDEIGKGAYGRVYKGLDLENGDFVAIKQVSLENIAQEDLNIIMQEIDLLKNLRHKNIVKYLGSSKTKSHLHIILEYVENGSLANIIKPTKFGPFPESLVAVYIAQVLEGLVYLHEQGVIHRDIKGANILLTKEGLVKLADFGVATKLTEADASTTDAHCVVGTPYWMAPEVIEMSGVCAASDIWSVGCTVIELLTCVPPYYELQPMPALFRIVQDERPPIPDSLSPAMTDFLCQCFKKDARQRADARTLLSHPWIQNSRRVLQSSLRHSGTLRNEENGSINTGTTNEDDQRNDEDTSTLKAKDNQTDLLSQEANAEIDNSSEDNNAKHDPAEKSVAGSGDDILSDQVPTLTLQEKLPVKSSSNSEAAMSPELHEPSQSRNQENMPINGELGSPNPRKKNIVTRKAEVRSSQVENGSSTSAPKSQDYNPKKVPKALITSGGNELSKFSDTPGDASLEDLFRPLDKTLEDHAAEASTFASSSKVDQGNALSVDEGRNVLATKLRAAIAKKRMEHESGRTSGGDLLRIMMGVLKEDATNTDGLVRLGFDDQMPADNLFHLQAVEFSKLVSSLRPDEPEDVVVSACQKLNTFFDQRPDQKYVFITQHGLLPLMELLEVPRPGVMFAVLQVLNQIIKDNTDHLENACLVGFVPVVMSFAEPDHPREIRMEAAYFLQQLCHSSSLNMHMFIACRGIPVLVGFLEADYAKYREMVHLAIDGIWKVLKLQRSPRNDFCRIAAKNGILPRLTNTLYSLNEATRLALVSSGGEIALDGITLWPRSNQLDPGNPTFVQNVAQAYGDHPDYLKVKHGVVDDPLSSGTHDSSRASDSRSSDSRSFPLDSDRPQSSTASMDGPITTKLHELSSFNKLAHRTSTDRTPTSTDGESNGHFVTQPQQDNVRLSNEKKTNSLDLIGDFAGHGREHANLESTVKSPPKIADEGTAASTSELASQTISGVLSGSGVLNARPGSASSSGLLSQPPWSADVTWEYVEKVADLLLEFAGSDTAVKSYMCSQSLLTRLFLIFNKIEPAILLKLLKCVNHLSTDPHCLENLQRADAIRYLIPNLEFKEGPLVSQIHHEVLNALFNLCKINKRRQEQAAENGVIPHLMYFIMSASPLKQYALPLLCDMAHASRNAREQLISHGGLDVYLSLLDDELWSVTALDSIAICLAHDNDNKRVEQSLLKKEAVQKLVNFFRGCPEQHFLHILEPFLKIITKSSRINTTLAVNGLTPLLILRLEHQDAITRLNLLKLIKAVYEHHPRPKQMIVENDLPQKLQNLIEERRDGQSSGGQVLVKQMATSLLKALHINTVL
- the LOC108208885 gene encoding MAP3K epsilon protein kinase 1-like isoform X6, which gives rise to MSRQCTTSAVPKSKTLDNKYMLGDEIGKGAYGRVYKGLDLENGDFVAIKQVSLENIAQEDLNIIMQEIDLLKNLRHKNIVKYLGSSKTKSHLHIILEYVENGSLANIIKPTKFGPFPESLVAVYIAQVLEGLVYLHEQGVIHRDIKGANILLTKEGLVKLADFGVATKLTEADASTTDAHCVVGTPYWMAPEVIEMSGVCAASDIWSVGCTVIELLTCVPPYYELQPMPALFRIVQDERPPIPDSLSPAMTDFLCQCFKKDARQRADARTLLSHPWIQNSRRVLQSSLRHSGTLRNEENGSINTGTTNEDDQRNDEDTSTLKAKDNQTDLLSQEANAEIDNSSEDNNAKHDPAEKSVAGSGDDILSDQVPTLTLQEKLPVKSSSNSEAAMSPELHEPSQSRNQENMPINGELGSPNPRKKNIVTRKAEVRSSQVENGSSTSAPKSQDYNPKKAVEFSKLVSSLRPDEPEDVVVSACQKLNTFFDQRPDQKYVFITQHGLLPLMELLEVPRPGVMFAVLQVLNQIIKDNTDHLENACLVGFVPVVMSFAEPDHPREIRMEAAYFLQQLCHSSSLNMHMFIACRGIPVLVGFLEADYAKYREMVHLAIDGIWKVLKLQRSPRNDFCRIAAKNGILPRLTNTLYSLNEATRLALVSSGGEIALDGITLWPRSNQLDPGNPTFVQNVAQAYGDHPDYLKVKHGVVDDPLSSGTHDSSRASDSRSSDSRSFPLDSDRPQSSTASMDGPITTKLHELSSFNKLAHRTSTDRTPTSTDGESNGHFVTQPQQDNVRLSNEKKTNSLDLIGDFAEVTGHGREHANLESTVKSPPKIADEGTAASTSELASQTISGVLSGSGVLNARPGSASSSGLLSQPPWSADVTWEYVEKVADLLLEFAGSDTAVKSYMCSQSLLTRLFLIFNKIEPAILLKLLKCVNHLSTDPHCLENLQRADAIRYLIPNLEFKEGPLVSQIHHEVLNALFNLCKINKRRQEQAAENGVIPHLMYFIMSASPLKQYALPLLCDMAHASRNAREQLISHGGLDVYLSLLDDELWSVTALDSIAICLAHDNDNKRVEQSLLKKEAVQKLVNFFRGCPEQHFLHILEPFLKIITKSSRINTTLAVNGLTPLLILRLEHQDAITRLNLLKLIKAVYEHHPRPKQMIVENDLPQKLQNLIEERRDGQSSGGQVLVKQMATSLLKALHINTVL
- the LOC108208885 gene encoding MAP3K epsilon protein kinase 1-like isoform X3, which encodes MSRQCTTSAVPKSKTLDNKYMLGDEIGKGAYGRVYKGLDLENGDFVAIKQVSLENIAQEDLNIIMQEIDLLKNLRHKNIVKYLGSSKTKSHLHIILEYVENGSLANIIKPTKFGPFPESLVAVYIAQVLEGLVYLHEQGVIHRDIKGANILLTKEGLVKLADFGVATKLTEADASTTDAHCVVGTPYWMAPEVIEMSGVCAASDIWSVGCTVIELLTCVPPYYELQPMPALFRIVQDERPPIPDSLSPAMTDFLCQCFKKDARQRADARTLLSHPWIQNSRRVLQSSLRHSGTLRNEENGSINTGTTNEDDQRNDEDTSTLKAKDNQTDLLSQEANAEIDNSSEDNNAKHDPAEKSVAGSGDDILSDQVPTLTLQEKLPVKSSSNSEAAMSPELHEPSQSRNQENMPINGELGSPNPRKKNIVTRKAEVRSSQVENGSSTSAPKSQDYNPKKVPKALITSGGNELSKFSDTPGDASLEDLFRPLDKTLEDHAAEASTFASSSKVDQGNALSVDEGRNVLATKLRAAIAKKRMEHESGRTSGGDLLRIMMGVLKEDATNTDGLGFDDQMPADNLFHLQAVEFSKLVSSLRPDEPEDVVVSACQKLNTFFDQRPDQKYVFITQHGLLPLMELLEVPRPGVMFAVLQVLNQIIKDNTDHLENACLVGFVPVVMSFAEPDHPREIRMEAAYFLQQLCHSSSLNMHMFIACRGIPVLVGFLEADYAKYREMVHLAIDGIWKVLKLQRSPRNDFCRIAAKNGILPRLTNTLYSLNEATRLALVSSGGEIALDGITLWPRSNQLDPGNPTFVQNVAQAYGDHPDYLKVKHGVVDDPLSSGTHDSSRASDSRSSDSRSFPLDSDRPQSSTASMDGPITTKLHELSSFNKLAHRTSTDRTPTSTDGESNGHFVTQPQQDNVRLSNEKKTNSLDLIGDFAEVTGHGREHANLESTVKSPPKIADEGTAASTSELASQTISGVLSGSGVLNARPGSASSSGLLSQPPWSADVTWEYVEKVADLLLEFAGSDTAVKSYMCSQSLLTRLFLIFNKIEPAILLKLLKCVNHLSTDPHCLENLQRADAIRYLIPNLEFKEGPLVSQIHHEVLNALFNLCKINKRRQEQAAENGVIPHLMYFIMSASPLKQYALPLLCDMAHASRNAREQLISHGGLDVYLSLLDDELWSVTALDSIAICLAHDNDNKRVEQSLLKKEAVQKLVNFFRGCPEQHFLHILEPFLKIITKSSRINTTLAVNGLTPLLILRLEHQDAITRLNLLKLIKAVYEHHPRPKQMIVENDLPQKLQNLIEERRDGQSSGGQVLVKQMATSLLKALHINTVL